The following are encoded in a window of Bos indicus isolate NIAB-ARS_2022 breed Sahiwal x Tharparkar chromosome 7, NIAB-ARS_B.indTharparkar_mat_pri_1.0, whole genome shotgun sequence genomic DNA:
- the GPX3 gene encoding glutathione peroxidase 3: MARLFRASCLLSLLLAGFIPPSQGQEKSKTDCHAGVGGTIYEYGALTIDGEEYIPFKQYAGKYILFVNVASYUGLTGQYVELNALQEELEPFGLVILGFPCNQFGKQEPGENSEILATLKYVRPGGGFTPNFQLFEKGDVNGEKEQKFYTFLKNSCPPTSELLGSPDRLFWEPMKVHDIRWNFEKFLVGPDGIPIMRWYHRTTVNSVKMDILTYMRRRAVWEAKGK, from the exons ATGGCCCGGCTCTTCCGGGCATCCTGCCTTCTCTCCCTGCTCCTGGCCGGCTTCATTCCCCCGAGCCAGGGACAGGAGAAGTCGAAG ACGGACTGCCACGCTGGTGTGGGTGGCACCATCTATGAGTACGGGGCCCTCACCATCGATGGGGAGGAGTACATCCCCTTTAAGCAGTACGCTGGCAAATACATCCTCTTCGTCAACGTGGCCAGCTACTGAGGCCTGACGGGCCAGTACGTTG AACTGAATGCACTGCAGGAAGAGCTTGAACCATTTGGTCTGGTCATTCTGGGCTTCCCCTGCAACCAATTTGGAAAACAAGAACCAGGAGAGAACTCGGAGATCCTAGCCACCCTCAA GTATGTTCGACCAGGTGGGGGCTTCACCCCCAATTTCCAACTGTTTGAGAAAGGCGATGTGAATGGGGAGAAAGAGCAGAAGTTCTACACGTTCCTGAAG AACTCCTGTCCTCCTACCTCGGAGCTCCTAGGCTCACCTGACCGCCTTTTCTGGGAACCCATGAAGGTCCATGACATCCGGTGGAACTTTGAGAAGTTCCTGGTGGGGCCAGATGGCATCCCCATCATGCGCTGGTACCACCGCACCACGGTCAACTCTGTCAAGATGGACATCCTGACCTACATGCGGCGGCGGGCGGTCTGGGAGGCCAAGGGGAAGTAA